In Hyphomicrobiales bacterium, the sequence GCCACGTCCTTTCCCTGGCCTGCCGAGGCGGCGGCAGGACTGCCGGACGCGACCGTGATTTGCCGCTGCGAAGGAGTGACGGTCGCGACGCTCCGGGAGACCGTCGGTTTCGGCGGCGGCGAGGTCAATCGAGCCAAGTCGCTCGGACGCGTCGGCATGGGGCGCTGCCAGGGCCGCTATTGCGAGCTCGCCGCAGCCGAGATCGTCGCAACCTGCGCGGGCTATCGCGGCGCCCGGGAGGCGGGCCGGCTGCGTGGCCAGGCGCCAGTGAGACCGGCGCCGATCGCGGCCTTGATCCAGGACGCGGCAGTGGAAGGATAGGGCCGCGTTCAGGTGTCGGAGGAACGGTTGAGCTGCCGGCAGGCGGCGCGCAGGCAATCGCGCATCAGCTCATGGCTGGTCGAGAGCGGCCGGTCGTTACTGGTCAGGATTGCGATCGGTACCTCGATCCGGGGCTCGAACGGCCGGGTCACAACCCCGTTGAACTGCTCCCAGGGCAGGAGACTGTCGACGATGGCGATGCCCAGCCCGTCGCGCACATAGGGCAGGGCGGTGATCGACAGGTCGATCTCGATCGCCGGCGCATAGGCGAAATCCTCGGCCTCGGCCGACGCGGCAAGCAGCCGTCCGGGCAAGGTATCCGCCCGATACGAAATCAGGGTCTCGTCGCACAGGTCGGCAAAACGGACACGGTCCAGCGCGGCCAATCGATGCTCGGACGGGACGACGCAGACCAGCGTCGCCCGACCGACCGTCTCGGCATGGATGCCGGCATGGGGCAGGTTGTTCATGGCGATACCGAGGGACACCTCGCCATTGCGCAGCATCTCGACGATGGCCGTCTGCGAGGCGATGAGCGAGCGCACGACGATCTCCGGATGGGCTTCCCGAAAGGCTGTCAGCGCTCGCGGCACGATCGACATCGAAGGCGGGGCGGAGGCGGCCAGCCGGACGAGGCCGGTGCGCCCGTGCCGCATGTCGACCGTCCGGCGCTTCAGCGCATCGAGCTCGGAGAAGATGTGCTCGGCCTGGGAGTAGAGTTCCTCCGCCTCCTGGGTCGGTACCAGCCGGCCGCGGACGCGGTTGAACAGCTTGAAGCCGAGTTGATCCTCGGCGTGAAGCAGGATCTGGCTCAGCGCCGGCTGCGAGATGTTCAGCATCGCGGCCGCGCCGGTGACGGTGCCGCAACGCATCAGCGTGCAGAAGACTTCGAGTTGGCGCGCCCGCATCGGTTGTTCCATCGCCTGCGATAGCGCAGACATCGCCGTCGCTGGCGGGGATGTCCAGCCCGCCGCAAAAGGCCGAACGCTAGAACTCCGCCACCTTGCCGAAGGCGGAACCTTCCAGCCGCTCGGGCCGATAGGGCTTGGGATCGACGATGGGCTTCGCGCCCGTCACGATATCCGCGATCATGTGGCCGGCGCCGGGGCCGATGCCGAAGCCGTGACCGCTGAAGCCGGCCGCGAGAATAAGGCCCGGCAGTCCTGCGAGTTCGCCGATGGCGGGCACGCCGTCCGGCGTCGAGTCGATATAGCCGGCCCAGCGCGCCGCGACCGGCACGGATTTGAGGCCCGGCAGCAGGCGCTGGGCCCGGGCATGGGTCTCGGCGATCTGGCGCGGATCGGGCGTCGGATCGAGAATGCGATTGGCCTCCATCGGCGTCGGTGCGTCGAGGCGCCAACGGGCGAGCGTCTCGTGGCCGGATTTCCAGCCTTCGAGCCCGCCAATGGCGAGGCTGCGCCAGCGCCGCAGGAACATCGGCACGAACTGGCGGGCGAAACGCAGTTGCTGCGGCGTGGGGTCGACGCGAGCGCCTCCGCTGATCGCCAGCGTGTAGCCGCCGTCGCTGCGGCGCGTCACCGACACCTCGGCCGTGTGCAGCGCATCCGGAAGGCCCGCTGTCCCCGGCGCGACGGACAAAATCGAAGACCGAACAGAGGATTGCGGGAAACGAATGCCGTACTGGTTGAGGAAGGAGGAAGCCCAGGCCCCGCCCGCATGAATGACCGTCGAGGTCCGGATCGTGCCCTTCTCGGTCACGACGGCGGCGACGCGCCCGCCGGCCGTCTCGATGCCACGCGCGGCGCAGAACTGATGCACCGTTCCGCCGGCCTTGAGGACACCGCGCGCGATCACCGGGGCGGCCCGGGCCGGATCGGCCGTGCCATCCGTCGGCGAAAAGACGCCACCTTTCCAGCGCTTGCCCGTCGCGCTACCGCGGCTGGAGGCCTCCTCGGCCGAGAGCATATGGGTGACGACGCCCGCGCCGACGGCAAAGTCCCGCCATTTCGCCCAGGACGCGAGCTGCGTATCGTCGTCGCTCAGATAGAGCAGGCCACAGCGCCGGAAGCCGAGATCCTCTCCGATCTCCCCGGCAAAGCGGTCCCATA encodes:
- a CDS encoding DNA-binding transcriptional LysR family regulator, which translates into the protein MRARQLEVFCTLMRCGTVTGAAAMLNISQPALSQILLHAEDQLGFKLFNRVRGRLVPTQEAEELYSQAEHIFSELDALKRRTVDMRHGRTGLVRLAASAPPSMSIVPRALTAFREAHPEIVVRSLIASQTAIVEMLRNGEVSLGIAMNNLPHAGIHAETVGRATLVCVVPSEHRLAALDRVRFADLCDETLISYRADTLPGRLLAASAEAEDFAYAPAIEIDLSITALPYVRDGLGIAIVDSLLPWEQFNGVVTRPFEPRIEVPIAILTSNDRPLSTSHELMRDCLRAACRQLNRSSDT
- a CDS encoding Glycine/D-amino acid oxidase-like deaminating enzyme; translation: MPAPLFEIETSDTLPASADVVVIGGGIVGVCTAYYLARRGLKVALVEKGRIGAEQSSRNWGWCRQQNRDARELPMATESLTLWDRFAGEIGEDLGFRRCGLLYLSDDDTQLASWAKWRDFAVGAGVVTHMLSAEEASSRGSATGKRWKGGVFSPTDGTADPARAAPVIARGVLKAGGTVHQFCAARGIETAGGRVAAVVTEKGTIRTSTVIHAGGAWASSFLNQYGIRFPQSSVRSSILSVAPGTAGLPDALHTAEVSVTRRSDGGYTLAISGGARVDPTPQQLRFARQFVPMFLRRWRSLAIGGLEGWKSGHETLARWRLDAPTPMEANRILDPTPDPRQIAETHARAQRLLPGLKSVPVAARWAGYIDSTPDGVPAIGELAGLPGLILAAGFSGHGFGIGPGAGHMIADIVTGAKPIVDPKPYRPERLEGSAFGKVAEF